In Gaiella occulta, the following are encoded in one genomic region:
- a CDS encoding phosphotransferase family protein yields the protein MKEALGQALGAAVTRAVKLAGGASKEAWAVDVADGRELLVRRAGGGVIHLDTLSLRDEYDVLVAAREAGVRVPEPLAYLGDLDGREAFVMERVRGETIGRRIVKAPPPGLDVQMAEELAKIHAIPLERLPALPRADLWQRLHAELDTLDEPHPAIELGLVWCRERLPLLRPPVVVHGDFRIGNLMVDEHGLVAVLDWEFAHVSDAAEDLAWPLVRAWRFGADERRLGGIGDVEPFLQRYAELSGREVPVQELYVWEVLGNCKWAIGALTQARRHLRGEERNVELAILGRLAAEMEYELLHLIERAA from the coding sequence GTGAAGGAGGCGCTCGGGCAGGCGCTCGGCGCCGCCGTCACGCGCGCGGTGAAGCTCGCGGGCGGCGCCTCGAAGGAGGCGTGGGCCGTCGACGTCGCGGACGGGCGGGAGCTGCTCGTCCGCCGCGCCGGCGGCGGCGTCATCCACCTCGACACGCTGTCGCTGCGCGACGAGTACGACGTGCTCGTGGCGGCGCGCGAGGCCGGCGTGCGCGTGCCCGAGCCGCTCGCGTACCTCGGCGACCTCGACGGGCGCGAGGCGTTCGTGATGGAGCGGGTGCGCGGCGAGACGATCGGGCGGCGCATCGTCAAGGCCCCGCCGCCGGGGCTCGACGTGCAGATGGCGGAGGAGCTCGCGAAGATCCACGCCATCCCGCTCGAACGGCTGCCCGCCCTGCCCCGCGCCGATCTCTGGCAGCGACTGCATGCGGAGCTCGACACGCTCGACGAGCCTCACCCGGCGATCGAGCTCGGGCTCGTGTGGTGCCGGGAGCGTTTGCCGCTCCTGCGTCCGCCCGTCGTCGTGCACGGCGACTTCCGCATCGGCAACCTGATGGTGGACGAGCACGGCCTCGTCGCCGTGCTCGACTGGGAGTTCGCGCACGTGTCGGACGCGGCGGAAGACCTCGCCTGGCCGCTCGTCCGTGCCTGGCGCTTCGGCGCCGACGAGCGGCGCCTCGGCGGCATCGGCGACGTGGAGCCGTTCCTGCAGCGCTACGCCGAGCTCAGCGGCCGCGAGGTGCCCGTGCAGGAGCTCTACGTGTGGGAGGTGCTCGGCAACTGCAAGTGGGCGATCGGCGCGCTCACGCAGGCGCGCCGGCACCTGCGCGGCGAGGAGCGCAACGTCGAGCTCGCGATCCTCGGGCGGCTCGCGGCGGAGATGGAGTACGAGCTGCTGCACCTGATCGAGAGGGCTGCATGA
- a CDS encoding LLM class F420-dependent oxidoreductase, whose translation MRLGLQLGYDDPSAAVALAQEADRLGFHSVWTSEAYGTDAVTPMAWIAATTERINVGSAIMQMPARTPAATASTVATLDILSGGRVLLGLGTSGPQVAEGWHGQPWGKPLARTREYVEIVRAILRRDAPVEHHGAHYDVPYSGADATGLGRPLKIIVHPLRADVPIYLAAIGPRNVALAAEIADGWLPIFFSPERFADVHLPALEEGFAARGGRPDGWDLAPLVPVVVADDVQTCRDFLKPMIALYVGGMGARGQNFYTRLAQRYGFEAEAATIQELYLAGKKGEAAAAVPDALVDEIALVGGRERIGDRLDVWRAAGVTTLVLQARQPEALRLLAELTQ comes from the coding sequence GTGCGCCTCGGTTTGCAACTCGGCTACGACGACCCGAGCGCCGCCGTCGCGCTCGCCCAGGAGGCCGACCGGCTCGGCTTCCACTCGGTGTGGACGTCGGAGGCATACGGGACGGACGCGGTCACGCCGATGGCATGGATCGCGGCGACGACCGAGCGCATCAACGTCGGCAGCGCGATCATGCAGATGCCGGCGCGCACACCGGCGGCCACTGCCTCGACCGTGGCGACGCTGGACATCCTCTCGGGCGGTCGCGTCCTCCTCGGCCTCGGCACCTCGGGCCCGCAGGTGGCGGAGGGGTGGCACGGGCAGCCGTGGGGGAAGCCGCTCGCCCGCACGCGCGAGTACGTGGAGATCGTGCGCGCCATCCTCCGCCGCGACGCGCCGGTCGAGCACCACGGCGCCCACTACGACGTGCCCTACAGCGGCGCCGATGCGACCGGCCTCGGCAGGCCGCTGAAGATCATCGTGCACCCGCTGCGAGCGGACGTGCCGATCTACCTGGCGGCGATCGGCCCCAGGAACGTCGCGCTCGCCGCCGAGATCGCCGACGGCTGGCTCCCGATCTTCTTCTCGCCGGAGCGTTTCGCGGACGTCCACCTGCCCGCGCTCGAGGAGGGGTTCGCGGCGCGCGGAGGCAGGCCCGACGGCTGGGATCTCGCTCCGCTCGTTCCCGTCGTCGTCGCCGACGACGTCCAGACGTGCCGCGACTTCCTCAAGCCGATGATCGCGCTCTACGTCGGCGGCATGGGTGCGCGCGGCCAGAACTTCTACACGCGGCTCGCGCAGCGCTACGGCTTCGAGGCGGAGGCGGCGACGATCCAGGAGCTGTACCTCGCGGGGAAGAAGGGCGAGGCGGCGGCGGCGGTGCCGGATGCGCTCGTCGACGAGATCGCGCTCGTCGGCGGCCGCGAGCGCATCGGCGACCGCCTCGACGTGTGGCGCGCGGCGGGGGTGACGACACTCGTCCTGCAGGCCCGCCAGCCCGAGGCGCTGCGGCTGCTGGCCGAGCTGACGCAGTGA
- a CDS encoding acyl-CoA dehydrogenase family protein codes for MSAALFPPAYLERRSHYRAFMEKHVIPSERALEREDDAALELVAALQEKARTTGLWAPHMPPEAGGTGDGFLYYACMNEEIGRSFWAQLVFGCQAPDAGNAEILHLYGTPEQKERFLEPLVAGRVRSFFSMTEPDVAGSDPTTLRTRAVRDGDEWVIDGHKWFSSGADGAAFAIVFAITDPEAESHRRGSMIIVPVDTPGVDIVGPISVMGHSGRAWNTHCEVRYTGVRTPVANTLGERGDAFRIAQKRLGPGRIHHVMRWLGQMQRAFDLMCSYALEREAFGGPLADKQTVQNWIADSAAQIQACRLLTMDAARKIDDGSEARVEVSLLKFFAAQALNDVIDRAIQVHGARGLTDATPLARMAMHARAGRIYDGPDEVHRMVVARRILKGYAAGDGWRFG; via the coding sequence ATGAGCGCCGCCCTCTTCCCGCCTGCGTACCTCGAGCGGCGCTCGCACTACCGGGCGTTCATGGAGAAACACGTGATCCCGAGCGAGCGGGCACTCGAGCGCGAGGACGACGCGGCGCTCGAGCTCGTCGCCGCGCTGCAGGAGAAGGCGCGGACGACGGGACTGTGGGCGCCTCACATGCCGCCCGAAGCCGGCGGCACGGGCGACGGCTTCCTCTACTACGCCTGCATGAACGAGGAGATCGGCCGCTCGTTCTGGGCGCAGCTCGTCTTCGGCTGCCAGGCGCCGGACGCCGGCAACGCCGAGATCCTGCACCTGTACGGCACGCCGGAGCAGAAGGAGCGCTTCCTCGAGCCCCTCGTCGCCGGAAGGGTGCGCTCGTTCTTCTCCATGACCGAGCCCGACGTCGCGGGCTCCGACCCGACCACCCTGCGCACACGCGCGGTACGGGACGGCGACGAGTGGGTGATCGACGGCCACAAGTGGTTCTCGAGCGGCGCCGACGGTGCGGCGTTCGCGATCGTGTTCGCGATCACCGACCCGGAGGCGGAGAGCCACCGGCGCGGGAGCATGATCATCGTGCCCGTCGACACGCCGGGCGTCGACATCGTCGGGCCCATCAGCGTCATGGGGCACAGCGGGCGCGCGTGGAACACCCACTGCGAGGTGCGCTACACGGGGGTGCGCACGCCCGTCGCGAACACGCTCGGCGAGCGCGGCGACGCGTTCCGGATCGCGCAGAAACGGCTCGGGCCCGGGCGCATCCACCACGTCATGCGCTGGCTCGGCCAGATGCAGCGCGCGTTCGACCTCATGTGCTCCTACGCGCTCGAGCGCGAGGCCTTCGGTGGCCCGCTCGCGGACAAGCAGACCGTGCAGAACTGGATCGCCGACTCGGCGGCACAGATCCAGGCGTGCCGGCTGCTGACGATGGACGCCGCGCGCAAGATCGACGACGGCTCCGAGGCGCGGGTCGAGGTGTCGCTGCTCAAGTTCTTCGCCGCGCAGGCGCTCAACGACGTGATCGACCGGGCGATCCAGGTGCACGGGGCGCGGGGCCTGACGGACGCGACGCCTCTCGCGCGGATGGCGATGCACGCGCGCGCCGGCCGTATCTACGACGGGCCCGACGAGGTGCACCGGATGGTGGTGGCGCGGCGGATCCTGAAGGGCTACGCCGCCGGCGACGGCTGGCGCTTCGGCTGA
- a CDS encoding DedA family protein yields MSASLSPAVAYVLLFGLVAGESAGLLLPGETALITASVLAGSGRLQIAAVIAVAATAAVTGDNVGFAGGRYGGRRLLESPRVPFAHHRARWLDRGDAFFARHGGKAVALGRFVIGVRVVVAWVAGINGMPWRAFAVWNLVGGVVWATVTGLLAYWFGTVIARDLKLAGAVALALALVALPAYVLWRRRARP; encoded by the coding sequence GTGAGCGCGTCGCTCAGCCCCGCCGTCGCCTACGTGCTCCTGTTCGGTCTCGTCGCCGGGGAGTCGGCCGGCCTTCTCCTCCCCGGCGAGACGGCGCTGATCACGGCAAGCGTGCTCGCCGGGAGCGGGCGCCTGCAGATCGCGGCCGTGATCGCGGTCGCCGCCACCGCGGCCGTCACCGGCGACAACGTCGGGTTCGCCGGCGGGCGCTACGGCGGCCGCCGTCTGCTCGAGAGCCCTCGCGTGCCCTTCGCCCACCACCGGGCGCGGTGGCTCGACCGCGGTGACGCGTTCTTCGCGCGCCACGGCGGCAAGGCGGTGGCGCTCGGACGCTTCGTCATCGGCGTCCGCGTGGTCGTCGCCTGGGTGGCGGGGATCAACGGCATGCCGTGGCGCGCGTTCGCCGTCTGGAATCTCGTCGGCGGCGTGGTGTGGGCGACCGTGACGGGACTGCTCGCGTACTGGTTCGGCACCGTGATCGCGCGCGACCTCAAGCTCGCGGGCGCCGTCGCGCTCGCGCTCGCGCTCGTGGCCCTCCCCGCCTACGTGCTCTGGCGCCGGCGCGCGCGGCCGTAG
- a CDS encoding SDR family NAD(P)-dependent oxidoreductase, with product MKAIVTGGASGLGAATVARLRAAGMDVEVLDLVHGFDVSEPSHWDDVGPVDVACLNAGVLGGPPDPAEITLEGYRRALRVNVDGVVLGVRRLARVMPAGGRIVATASLAGLTAMPDDPVYAATKHAVVGFVRSVAPSLAARGIAVNAVCPGIADTPMVAGAIRKALDAAGFPLVPAAAVADAVWLALESGESGHAWVVQPGRPPVDFRFPNVPGVRTPDGASLAPPPLAS from the coding sequence GTGAAGGCGATCGTCACCGGCGGCGCGTCGGGTCTCGGGGCGGCGACGGTCGCCCGTCTGCGCGCCGCCGGCATGGACGTCGAGGTGCTCGATCTCGTGCACGGGTTCGACGTCTCGGAGCCTTCTCACTGGGACGACGTGGGGCCGGTCGACGTCGCATGCCTGAACGCCGGCGTGCTCGGCGGCCCGCCCGACCCGGCCGAGATCACGCTCGAGGGTTACCGGCGGGCGTTGCGCGTGAACGTGGACGGTGTCGTGCTAGGCGTCCGGCGCCTGGCCCGGGTCATGCCGGCGGGCGGCCGCATCGTCGCCACGGCGTCACTGGCCGGGCTGACGGCGATGCCGGACGACCCCGTCTACGCGGCGACCAAGCACGCCGTCGTCGGCTTCGTGCGCAGCGTGGCGCCGTCGCTCGCCGCCCGCGGGATAGCGGTCAACGCCGTCTGCCCCGGCATCGCCGACACCCCGATGGTGGCGGGCGCGATCCGCAAGGCGCTCGACGCCGCCGGCTTCCCGCTCGTCCCGGCGGCCGCCGTGGCCGACGCGGTCTGGCTCGCGCTCGAGTCGGGCGAGAGCGGCCACGCATGGGTGGTGCAGCCCGGACGGCCGCCGGTCGACTTCCGTTTCCCGAACGTGCCCGGTGTGCGCACGCCGGACGGCGCATCGCTCGCACCGCCGCCGCTCGCCTCGTGA
- a CDS encoding quinone oxidoreductase family protein, with protein MRAIVLEQVGAPEVLVLRDVPEPAPAEGEVAVSVRAAAINYADALIRRGQYPQPPPLPWIPGVEVAGETADGRRVIGLLPPGAGGGYAERTTVDERWLFDLPAGASFEEGAAFLLCFLTAWIPLTRQADVRPGTRVLVHAAAGGVGSAAVQAARALGAEVVATAGSEEKLELPRSLGAVQAVTYDRLTEIDPVDVVLDPVGGQLFADSVGLLRPLGVVIGAGFAGGPWPQLDPARLVGRNVGVQGFYLGRLMRFRPELVHAAAEDVLRLWEAELVAPVVGASFPLEQAVDAHRLIDDRRSTGKVVLLP; from the coding sequence GTGAGGGCGATCGTCCTCGAGCAGGTCGGCGCACCCGAGGTGCTCGTCCTGCGCGACGTGCCGGAGCCGGCGCCGGCCGAGGGAGAGGTCGCCGTCTCGGTGCGCGCGGCCGCGATCAACTACGCCGACGCGCTGATCCGCCGCGGGCAGTATCCGCAGCCGCCGCCGCTGCCGTGGATCCCCGGAGTCGAGGTGGCAGGCGAGACGGCCGACGGGCGCCGGGTGATCGGCCTGCTGCCACCCGGCGCGGGCGGCGGCTACGCCGAGCGCACGACGGTGGACGAACGCTGGCTGTTCGACCTGCCGGCAGGCGCGTCGTTCGAGGAGGGGGCCGCGTTCCTGCTCTGCTTCCTCACCGCGTGGATCCCGCTCACGCGCCAGGCCGACGTGCGGCCGGGGACACGCGTGCTCGTGCACGCCGCAGCCGGAGGCGTCGGCAGCGCGGCCGTGCAGGCGGCGCGCGCGCTCGGCGCCGAGGTGGTGGCGACCGCCGGCAGCGAGGAGAAGCTCGAGCTGCCCCGCTCGCTGGGAGCCGTGCAGGCGGTCACCTACGATCGGCTGACGGAGATCGACCCGGTCGACGTCGTGCTCGACCCCGTCGGCGGGCAGCTGTTCGCCGACTCGGTCGGGTTGCTGCGACCGCTCGGCGTCGTCATCGGCGCCGGCTTCGCCGGCGGGCCGTGGCCGCAGCTCGACCCGGCCCGGCTCGTCGGGCGCAACGTCGGCGTGCAGGGCTTCTACCTCGGCCGGCTGATGCGCTTCCGCCCCGAGCTCGTGCACGCCGCGGCGGAGGACGTGCTGCGGCTGTGGGAGGCGGAGCTCGTCGCTCCGGTCGTCGGCGCCTCGTTCCCGCTCGAGCAGGCGGTCGATGCCCACCGCCTCATCGACGATCGCCGCTCGACGGGGAAGGTCGTGCTGCTCCCGTGA
- a CDS encoding enoyl-CoA hydratase-related protein, producing the protein MGTFISSEQDGAVAVVTIDNPPMNALSSALLDELEAELDRLDTDPATRAIVLRGGGERAFVAGADIKEFPALREQAAGESGPARGLLKLGHRMDAAHTPFVAAIQGYCLGGGLELAMCCDVRVCADDAKLGQPEIKLGLIPGGGGTQRLPRLVGCGRAMLLNLGGEFIDAATAYEWGLVEKVVPAAEVVAAATGLAATFAARSPHAVSVLRELARSTRDLPLEEGLRREADAFRRCLASEDGREGVAAFIEKREPTFSGR; encoded by the coding sequence ATGGGAACGTTCATCAGCAGCGAGCAGGACGGCGCCGTCGCCGTCGTCACGATCGACAATCCGCCGATGAACGCGCTCTCGTCGGCGCTGCTGGACGAGCTCGAGGCGGAGCTCGACCGGCTCGACACCGACCCGGCGACGCGCGCGATCGTGCTGAGAGGAGGCGGCGAGCGGGCGTTCGTCGCCGGTGCCGACATCAAGGAGTTCCCGGCGCTGCGCGAGCAGGCTGCGGGCGAGTCCGGGCCGGCGCGCGGGCTGCTGAAGCTCGGGCACCGGATGGACGCGGCCCACACGCCGTTCGTCGCGGCGATCCAGGGCTACTGTCTCGGCGGCGGGCTCGAGCTTGCGATGTGCTGCGACGTGCGCGTCTGCGCCGACGACGCGAAGCTCGGACAGCCGGAGATCAAGCTGGGCCTGATCCCGGGCGGCGGCGGCACGCAGCGCCTGCCACGTCTGGTCGGCTGCGGCCGCGCCATGCTGCTCAACCTCGGCGGCGAGTTCATCGATGCCGCGACCGCGTACGAGTGGGGCCTCGTCGAGAAGGTCGTGCCGGCCGCGGAGGTCGTCGCCGCCGCGACCGGCCTGGCCGCGACGTTCGCCGCCCGCTCGCCGCACGCGGTTTCGGTGCTGCGCGAGCTGGCGCGATCGACGCGCGACCTGCCGCTCGAGGAGGGGCTGCGCCGCGAGGCGGACGCCTTCCGGCGCTGCCTCGCGAGCGAGGACGGCCGCGAGGGCGTCGCGGCGTTCATCGAGAAGCGCGAGCCCACGTTCAGCGGCCGGTGA